In the genome of Thermodesulfobacteriota bacterium, the window CATCTTCTTCGGGGCGGCGGTGCTCATGCTCGCGGAGCTGGGGGTCAACCCCGCCCCCATTCTCGCCGGGGCCGGCATCGCGGGGCTGGCGGTGGGCCTGGGGGCCCAGAACCTGATCAACGACGTGGTCTCCGGGTTCTTCATCCTCTTCGAGAACCACTACCTGGTGGGGGACTTCATCGAGACGGGGGGCGCCCGGGGAGTGGTGGAAGCCATCGACCTGCGCACGACCCACGTGCGAAACCCCAACGGTCAGCTCCACATCCTGCGAAACGGCCAGATTGGGGAGGTCGTGCACCACTCCAAGGGCTACACCCACGCGGTGGTCCAGGTAGGCGTCGCCTATGAGTCCGATCTGAAAAAGGTCTTCCGGGTGCTGGAAGAGGTGGGGCGGGAGCTGGCCTCGGAGAACGAGGACGTGCTTGAGCCCACGGCGGTGCAGGGCCTGGAGGACTTCGGGGAGTCGGAGCTCCTGGTGCGCACCGTGACCCGGGTCAAACCCGGCCGTCACGCGCCGGTGGCCCGGGCAATGCGGGCCCGGATCAAGGAGGCCTTCGACCGCAACGACATCGAGATTCCCTACGCCCGCCGGGTGCTCATTCTCAAGGGAGAACAGGGGGTGGAGGACCTCGCCCGGGCCCTCGAGGCGCCCGCAAGCCGGGACCCGAAGGGGGAACCGGGCCGGCCGTAGCCCGCTCTGCGTCGGCCTTGGCTCCGGCGCGCCTCTACCTCGGGCCGCCGAGGTGAGCGGGGCAGGGGGCGCCCACACCCCAGCGGAGGCGCCCCGGGCGGTGACGCAAACCTCCCCTGCGGCGGCGCAGGATCCCGTGCGCTTCCGAAATGGCCCTTGGCATTCCAGCGAGGGAGGGGAAGGGTATCTCGTGTCCGCCTGGGCATCGCCACAGGCGCCTGCGCCGCCTCCGGGGAGACCCCCGGCCCGCCCCCCAACCTTGCACGGCAAACCGCAGGGTGGGTCAAGCGAAGCGGACCCAACCTGGCCGGTGACGGCCGGGGGGAAGCTTGACGCGTTGTCCCAGATTTCAGGTCCGCAAGGATCTCTAGCACAGATCGAGCCTCCCCTTGTCCTGGGTGCCCACCCACCCCAGGGCGGACCACGCGGCGGAAAACACCGGGAACCGAAACCGGGGCAGGGGCCGCAGCCCCTCGCCCGAAGCGCCCAGGAGCACCCGGTCGGCCAGGAGCCGCTCCAGGAGCTCGGCCCCCAGGGCTTCTCGGACTCCCTGGGCGCGGGCTCCCGTCAGTGCCCGGGCCAGAGGAACCCGCGCGCCCGCCGTGGGGAGCCCCTTGAGGAAGTTCAGGATCCGGGCCGTCACGAAGAGGGTGTAGACCGCGTCCCGGGCCCCGGGGTCCGGGTCCGCCCCCAGGGCCGTGAGGCGGGCGCGCACGAGGGCGGCCTCGTCGGGTTCGGGGCGCCCCCGCGCCAGGGGGGAGCCCGGCGGCAGGTAGAAGGGAGAGGCCCCGATCAGGACCGGGAGCCGGCCCAGGTACGCCAGGGCCTCGGCCATGCCGGACGGGTCCTCCCCCGGGAGCCCCAGGATCTGGTAGGCCACCACCCGAAGCCCCAGGGCGGCTGCCGCTTCCACCACCTCCTGGAAGGCCCCGCGGTCCCCGGCCCTTCCCGCTCCCCGGCAGGCCTCGGGGCTGCCGCTCACCAGGGAGAGGTTCAGGTGGGAGAACCCGGTTCGGGCCATGAGTCCCAGGAGCTCCGGGTCCAAGGCGTCCCAGGAGACCCCGTTCATGGCGTGGAGCGCCAGGGTGCCCTCGCCGAAGGCCGCGAGCAGGGCGCGGAAGAGGGCCGCGGCGCCCTCCCGGTCCGCCGTGAGGTTGTCGTCCTCGAAGTCGAAGGCGCGATATCCTGCATCCCACCGCACCCGCAGCTCGGCCGCCACGTCCCCGGCCGGCCGCCTCCTGTAGCCTTCCTGGAACACCGTGTGCACCGCGCAAAACGAGCACCGGCGGGGGCACCCCCGGGAGGAGAGGACCGCGGCCAGGGGCTTTCGGCCCAGGCGGTAGCGGACCGGGGAGAGGTCGGAGAGGTCCGGCGGGGGAAGCTCCGCCAGGGGAAAGTTCGGCTCCCGGGGCGTGCGCACCACCATCCCGTCCCGCCGGAACGCGAGGTTCGGGACGCGGCCCAGGTCGCCCCCCGCAGCCAGGGTCCGGACGAGCTCCACCAGGGGGCGCTCCCCCTCTCCGAGGATCGCGAAGTCCACCCCGGGGCTTCGGAGCAGGCTCTCGGGGAGCGCGGAGGCATGGGCTCCGCCGGCGACCACGGGCACGGGCCGGCGGCGCCGGATCGCCTCGGCGCACGCCAGGGCTTCCCGGTAATAGGCTGAGAAAGGGGCCGAGATGCCCACCAGATCGGGCTCTTCCGCCGCCACCTCCGCCGCCAGCTCTTCGAAGCCGGCCCCGAAGTGGTAGTATCCGTGAAACGTCGAGAAGGGGCTCTGGTCGGGGAAGGGGTAGTACTCCCGCAGGTGGGCGAGCTCCCGGGGCAGTGCCACGGTGCGCCGACCCCACCCCTGCCGGAAGTCGCGCACCACCACCTCGGCTCCCGGCACCCGGACCTGCACGGCGGCCTTGAGGTAGGCAAGCCCCAGGGGCTGGAGCCGCACCTGCGTGTCGTAGAAGTCCCGGGCCGGCGGCTGGAGGAGGACGACCTTCATCGGTGCACCGTCTCGGCCGCCGCCGTCAGGGGAGCCCTTGCTGTATTTTCGGGAGCGGGATGCCGGAGCACAATCCGCGGAAGGGAGCCGAGCCCATGAGTCGGGGGCGTGCCCTGCTTCTCGCGCTGCTGGTCCTGGGGCTCCTCCTCGGTCTCGCGGCGCCGCTCGGCTGGCACGGCCTCCACGCGCGGCTGCACGTCCTGGCCGGCCACCCCTGGGGGGCGGCGGCGGTGGCGGCGTGCCTGGCCGCGGCCATGGTCGCCCTCTATGCCCTGGCGCTGCCCGGGTCGGCCCTGATCCTTCCGGCGGCGCTCCTCTACCACCCCGCGGTAGCCGCCGCCCTCATCGCGGCCGGCGGCGCGCTCGGCGCCCTGGCGGCCCACGGCCTCTCCCGGCGCCTGGGAGCGTCCTGGAGCGCCAAGGCGGCCCGCAGCGAAGTCTACCGGGTGCTCCAGCGCAACAGCGACTTCCTCACCCTGTGCTCCCTGCGGGTCCTTCCCGGGTTTCCCCACTCGTTCCTCAACTACGGAGCGGGGCTCCTCGGCGTGCCTCGGGGCCGGCTGCTCCTCTCGGCGCTGGTGGGCTTCGGGGTCAAAGGGTACCTGTATGCGAGCGCCGTGCACAACGTGGCGGCAGCCG includes:
- a CDS encoding VTT domain-containing protein codes for the protein MSRGRALLLALLVLGLLLGLAAPLGWHGLHARLHVLAGHPWGAAAVAACLAAAMVALYALALPGSALILPAALLYHPAVAAALIAAGGALGALAAHGLSRRLGASWSAKAARSEVYRVLQRNSDFLTLCSLRVLPGFPHSFLNYGAGLLGVPRGRLLLSALVGFGVKGYLYASAVHNVAAAGEAAGLVRLETSWPLLALAALLLAGRLVRRFWERRTHA
- a CDS encoding radical SAM protein, giving the protein MKVVLLQPPARDFYDTQVRLQPLGLAYLKAAVQVRVPGAEVVVRDFRQGWGRRTVALPRELAHLREYYPFPDQSPFSTFHGYYHFGAGFEELAAEVAAEEPDLVGISAPFSAYYREALACAEAIRRRRPVPVVAGGAHASALPESLLRSPGVDFAILGEGERPLVELVRTLAAGGDLGRVPNLAFRRDGMVVRTPREPNFPLAELPPPDLSDLSPVRYRLGRKPLAAVLSSRGCPRRCSFCAVHTVFQEGYRRRPAGDVAAELRVRWDAGYRAFDFEDDNLTADREGAAALFRALLAAFGEGTLALHAMNGVSWDALDPELLGLMARTGFSHLNLSLVSGSPEACRGAGRAGDRGAFQEVVEAAAALGLRVVAYQILGLPGEDPSGMAEALAYLGRLPVLIGASPFYLPPGSPLARGRPEPDEAALVRARLTALGADPDPGARDAVYTLFVTARILNFLKGLPTAGARVPLARALTGARAQGVREALGAELLERLLADRVLLGASGEGLRPLPRFRFPVFSAAWSALGWVGTQDKGRLDLC